From the genome of Effusibacillus lacus:
CTTTGACAGGATTGCAGTCAAATATTTGCCACGATATATTTCGTGGTTTCGCTTCCTGCAAAAGACGCGTTATAACGGGACTTTGCCCTCAATGATTGAAATGCTTGTAATCGCAAGTTCCGTTCCAATACATCAAACCTACCGTTCATTACGCCAAGCTACATAGGTACAGGATTGCTAACTGTGACATCCTCCCTCCATTGAAATGGAGAACGTTCTGGCCGGATCATCGTAAAAACGGGAAAGTCATTACAACTCTTGACTGTATATACGGTGAAGTCATGGCAACTCTATAGAAGTCTGTCCGACGGATAAAAAATTTCGTATATTTATCCGTCGACTATGATTTATGCAAGGTTTATACAATTACGGCGAATAAATATCCGCAAAAATGCTTCATCGGACAGACTCTTATAAATAGTTACGTGTCCCGGTAAAGTTTTTTCCGGCTTTATGATCACCCACAATTTTGCTTAACAAAACGGAGACTTTTTGGAGGCCACCCCGCAAAGTCTGTTGGATCGCCCACAAATTTGCTTAACAAAAGGGTGGTTTCTGAGGATCACTGATCATATTGGGGGGTGAACCGTGGATTTGAGCAAAACGTGAGGTCAGGGGAAGTGCAGGGGAGTGCAGGGGAAGCCACACTGCTTCCCCGTTACACTGTGCCGATTTTCTGGAAATCAGGACGGATGACTGGCATTCCCGGCACCCAATTGGCGGGTACGCCCGTACGCCGAGACCGGTTTGCCGGCCGTATTGCAGTCCTTGCAGGATGCGCAGGGTCTCCGGGCCGCTCCGTCCGACCTCCCCAGGATATACCAGCTTAGCGACAATGATCCCTTTGGAGTCGATGTAAACAGTTGCTCGATGGGAGGCCCCCGTTTTCGGATCCAAAACCCGGTAATCCCGGCTGATCTGCTGGGTTCTGTCACTGACCAGCGGATACTGGATCTTGCGGGCTGAGGGGGAGATGTCGGTATTCGATTTCCCGATCTTGAGTAAGCGCTGGGGCTGTAAAGCCGGGAGCCAAATCGTCCCGTCCCGCACAAAACGGCATTGAATTCATGGGCGTACCTCCTGGGCATATGTTTCAGCACACCATATGCGGGGTACCTGTCATGTGAGACATTCGGCCATGCCTATTTTTGAGGGGATATAGAAATCTATGGGAACTTCTTCTTGAATTGGTCCATCGTCATGGAACTGGGTATGTAGATTCGCAGCAGGGTGTACACGCCCTGGGAAAGCTCCGCAACACCTTCGTCCATCGCAACGGCAAATTTGTATCCTGCTTCTTTTACATAAGCCAGCGCCTGCTCGTTGTACGCCCCGTATGGATAACAAAAGGAAGTGACCGGAGTGCCCGTCAATTTTTCCAGTTCATATTTGGACTGGACTATTTCCGCACGAAGCCTGTCGTTGTCTTTGTGCTCCGTCAGCCGTACATGGGTCAGGGCGTGGGAACCGAATTCGACGAAACCGCTTTCATGCATCTCTTTAATCATCTGAGCCGTCAGATTGGTCTCCTGATCCAGATGGTCAATGGTCATAAAGACGGTGGCTTTCATGTTCAGTTTCTTCAGAATCGGGAAAGCGGCGGTGTAATTGTCTCTGTATCCGTCGTCCAATGTGATGACGACCGGCTTTGCGGGCAAGGGTTTGCCTGCAGTCCAGTCTTCCAGTTCTTTGAAGGAAAGGGTCTGGTAGCCCGCCTCTTTCAGATGCTGCAGCTGCTGTTCAAACAGCCGGGGCGGGACCCGCAGATCATGCTTTGGAGTTTCGGAGATGGAGTGGTACATCAGGATTGGGATTTTTGCGGCGACTTGTGTGTTCTCTGAGCTTGCTGCAGAACCGGCTGTTCCTGAGGCATTGGCGGCATTATGCTGACTGGGTTCAGTTTCAGCATTATACTGATCGTGTGGAATTCCGGCATTATACTGACCGGGTGGTGTTGCGGCAGCAGGCTGTGGCAGTTCTTGTGCGGGGGGTGCAAATGTCTGGTTTGCAGCAGGGGTGCAGGCAGTGATGGTCAGAAGTACCCCGCAGAAGAGGAAAGTCCATAATGCTTTCAAAAGAGACCACCTCACGGAAACAATGCTATTTCAGGAATTTCACTGCGAATTCGCCGCTTTTTTCCGCTTCCCGGCGCAAAAGGTTCAACGGCTCCGCCATTTGCAGTTTGATCTTGTCCAGGTTTTGCTCCACCTTCTCGATCTGTTGGTTCAACCCCTCGACGGTGACACTGGTAACCCGTTCTCCTTGTGGCAACCCCAGCCGGTGAACGAACCGGTCAATTTTCGGATCGTAGGACAGCGGCACAAAGGGAATACCATACAGGGCAGCGAGAATCAGGGAATGCAAACGCATCCCCACGATCATCTGCATATTTGCAATGATGCTGGATATGTCACGGAACGAGAACTGCCTGTCCAAAAGGACCGCAGGTTCCTGCATAAGGGAGATCACTTCGGCGGATACCCGGACATCTCCCGGATATTGCATGGGGATAAACACTACCTGCCAGCCGCGGCGGGACAATCGGTCACAGGCCTCCGCCAGCACTTTCTTGTAGGGATGACTGGTATTCCAGTTTCGGATGGCAATTCCCGCCACCGGTTTCGAAGCTGTGCCGGTATTACCAAATGTAACGCCAAATTCTTTAAGTATTTCGCGACCGTTTTCTTTTGGGAAAAGGGTCGTATCAATCGACAAGGCCGGGTCGGCCGTAACATGAATGGGCGGTTTGTGAACGCCGATTTTTTTCAAATCGTCGAAAGACTTGTCGTCACGAACTGTTATCAGATCCACTTTGTTGACAATCTGCCGGATCAGTTTTTTGGAAAACGGTCTGTTAACCGGACCAATCCCCTGTGCATAAAACACCACAGGCTTTCCAAACAGCTTGGCCAACGCAACAATGCCAAGATAGTAGATCACGCTTCGGGGACTGCTGACATCCTGCAGCAGGGAACCTCCACCCATGACCAGGAGATCGGAACGCATCAATTCGCGGGTGATCACTGGCAGGCTCCAACGATTATAAGCGGGAATTCCGAACAATTCCCGGGTTCGTTTCGGTTGGTTGGAAAGAACACCAAGTTCGGCGTCGGGACGCAACTTGCGGATAGCCGACATGATGCCGAACAAAACCGTGTCATCTCCCAAATTGTCAAATCCGTAGTAACCGGATATGAGAATTCTCGGCATCAAGTCCCCTCCTTCTGTCCCATCGTGTTCAAGTATATCAATTCAGCCCGAATCTGGAAAGGCAAAACATTCAAGGCAACAAACCGGCTCCCCCTGCAAAGACTAGAAGAAACCAACATTACGGGCAAGATTGTGTTTGCGGATGGGGGTGGATCATGCGGTTTCACAACTTTCTTCTGCTGGCTACCATGGCAGGCCTTCTGGTGACCGGTTCTGTTGCAGGTTCTAAAGGTCTGAACCCTATCGATGGAGAATCGGGGACTGGAAAAAATCCGGCAATCGAAGGCGAGCCAGGGACAGGTTACGGTGTGGACCGGCCAATTGAAAACAGGCCATTGGTACCCAGAAGTCAGACCAGACTCCGCCCAAAATCGTTTCTCATCCTGGGCATTGATACCCGGACCGGCGAATCGTCCCGGTCGGATTCCATCCTGCTGGCCGTTCTCAATCCGGAGCGTCCCACCGTCAATGTAATTCCAATACCGCGCGATACTTATGTACATGTACCGGGCCACGGGCCCACCAAAATCAACCATGCCTTCGCTTATGGCGGCACGCCACTGGTCAAGAGGACGGTGGAAGAATGGCTGCAGACTCCCATTGACCATACGGTGGTGGTGGACTTTAAAGGATTTGAGCAGCTGGTCGATCTGTTGGGCGGCGTTCGGGTGAACGTGGAAAAGAAGATGGATTATGACGATCCGTCAGACGGAACTCACATCCATTTGCGCGCAGGAGATCAAGTGCTGAACGGAAAACAGGCGCTGGACTACTCCCGGTTCCGCCATGATCCGGAAGCCGATACGGGCAGAATCCGCAGGCAGCAGCAGATTGTCCGGGCGTTGATCCATCAAGGCCTGACCTTGGATGCTGTTCCCAAGCTTTTCCCCATTCTGAATATCCTCGGCGATCATGTGAAAACTTCGATTTCCCCGACGGAATTGCTATTGTGGGTACGATCCTTTTACGGGTTCGACCCGGGCAGCATTCATACGGAGACCGTCAAGGGGGTCAACCAGGTAGCCCGCAGCGACGGTTTGTGGTATTTTTTTGTGGAGAAGGACGAACAGGAACGACTGCAACAATTGTTGAATAATTGGCGGGAGTCATGAATATGCCCAAAACCGTTGACAATACTTTTGATATTTTGGGGGTGCCCTTCAGCACCCTTTCTTTTGCGGAGACCATCAATCTGCTTGAAGACTGGATGGGAGGCGCTGTCCCCCGTCAAGTAGTGACGGCAAACCCGGAGATTGTGATGAATGCCCGGGAAGATAAAGAAATGGAGCGGATTCTGCAGCAGGCAGACCTGGTAACGCCGGATGGAATAGGGATCGTGTATGCGGCCAAGATCCTTGGCGGTCCCATAAGGGAACGGGTAACGGGGGCGGACATACTGCCCCCTTTGTTCCGGAAGGCCGACCGGGAGGGCTGGACGGTCTATCTCCTCGGGGCGAGTCCCGAATCAAACCGGTTGGCCCAAGCAAACCTGTCCCGCTTGTATGCCAATCTGAAACTCACCGGCAGAGACGGATTTTTCAGGGAGGAGGAGATTCCTGCCCTTCTGTCGGACATTCGTGCTGCTGCCCCGAAGCTTCTGCTCGTCGGGCTGGGACTTGGCAAACAGGAAAAGTTTATCGCGAAATACTTGCAAGATCTGCAAGTTCCCCTTGCAATCGGGATCGGCGGGTGTATCGATGTCTATGCGGGCACGGTGAAACGGGCGCCTGTCTTGTTCCGGAAGTTGAACATCGAATGGCTTTACCGGCTGCTTAAGCAGCCAAGCCGCTGGCGCAGGCAGTTGGCTCTTCCGAAGTTTGCCCTGACCGTTTTGCTCAAGCGTTTTGGGAAATAGCGGGAGGATTTTGGCAGGCTATGTCGAATACCATCGATAAAGAACCTTAGGAGGACGGCAATTTATGTTTTTGCGTAAACGGGCCGCATTTATCGGTACGATGGTATTGACACTTGGCGCAGGCTTTATGTTGGGGCAGGTGGGGAAAGCAAACACCAATCCGGTTCCGGGATCTGCCGATGATCCGATCGTGACCAAGAGTTATGTGGACAGCAAGCTGGCGGGAATCGGAGCAGGCGCGGGCTCCGGCAGTGCCGCAACCGGCGGTTTCACGGTGCTTGAGATGCAACAGGGGCAGACATTGAAGGCATCGTCTGCGGCAGGCCTGGAAATTATTGTCCGAAGCGGCAGCGTTACGGCGATTCAAGGGCAATTGGGCGGTCTGGCCAACGTAACAACCGGGCAGGACATGTCCGGCGGGGCACAGGTGCCGTTAAACCACCTGATTATCCTGGCCCGCAACGACGGTCGCGGAATCAAGATCAACAGCGCCGGGATCACTTATGTATTGGTACGCGGAGCCTATTCGATACAGTAATTCCCCATAACTCCAGCAATTTGACAGGCTAGCTTTCCGGCTCTGACGCAAACTAGGAATACCGGAATATGATTATTCCGGAAACTGCGTCAGGAGGCGGTTCATGTGGCATTAGGAGCAGGCCGGAAAGGAAACCAACTGGTTCCTGAAGCACACAAGGCGCTGGATGACATGAAGTATGAAATCGCCGCCGAGCTTGGGCTGCCGGTATACCAAGGCAGTGAAGACTATTGGGGACATATCCAAACCCGCGACGCGGGAGCGGTCGGCGGAAAAATGGTGCAGCGACTGGTGGCGTTCTCCCAGAAACAGTTGGCAAGCGAAATTAAATAACCTGTTACAAGGGGGCACTCCGGAGGGAGTGTTCCTTTTATTTGTCTCCTGTTATTTGTTCCCTATGCGGGAGGCGGCGCATATCTTTGCGGCGCATGATAAACGATACGATATGAAGAGATTGACAGGGGGCTGTTTTTAGGATAGTATTGCTAATTGACTTAAATTGTATTCCATCTTCCATAAAAGGGGGGCACCTCCGTGTCAACACGTCGTTATCTGTTTACTTCGGAGTCCGTAACGGAAGGGCATCCGGATAAAATATGCGACCAAATTTCCGATTCGGTACTTGACGCCATTCTGTCCAAAGACCCGAACGCCCGCGTTGCTTGCGAAACTTCCGTAACAACCGGACTTGTTCTGGTTGCAGGCGAAATCACTACCAATACATATGTTGATATTCCAAAAGTCGTTCGGGAAACCATCCGGGAAATCGGGTACACCCGGGCAAAATTTGGTTTTGACGCTGACACCTGCGCAGTGATCACTTCCATCGACGAACAGTCCGCAGATATCGCCATGGGTGTCGATAAGGCACTGGAAGCCCGTGAAGGCAAAATGACCGACGAACAAATTGAGGCAATCGGAGCCGGCGACCAAGGTTTGATGTTTGGCTTTGCCGTAAACGAAACGGAAGAGTTGATGCCCCTGCCGATCTCGCTGGCTCACAAGCTGGCAAGACGTCTGAGCGAAGTGCGCAAGAACGGGACTTTGGAGTATCTCCGCCCAGACGGAAAGACCCAGGTGACCGTAGAGTATGAAGGGAACAAACCGGTGCGGATCGATACCATCGTCATCTCCACCCAGCATTCGGAAGACGTATCCCATGAACAAATTGAAAAGGACATGCATGAACATGTCATCAAACCGGTAGTGCCGGCTGACCTGCTGAATGCAGACACCAAATATTTCATCAACCCGACAGGCCGGTTCGTAATTGGCGGACCGCAAGGGGATGCGGGTCTTACCGGCCGCAAGATCATTGTCGACACCTACGGCGGATACGCTCGCCACGGCGGCGGCGCATTCTCCGGCAAAGATCCGACCAAGGTTGACCGTTCCGCTGCATACGCAGCGCGTTATGTGGCCAAAAACATTGTAGCTGCCGGTCTTGCCGACAAGTGTGAAGTACAGTTGGCCTATGCCATCGGGGTTGCCCGTCCGGTCTCCGTCATGGTTGACACCTTCGGCACAGGCAAAGTGGAAGAGGAAGTGATCGTTCGCCTGGTTCAGGAGAATTTTGACCTGCGTCCGGCAGGCATCATCAAGGAACTGGATCTCCGCCGTCCAATATACCGCCAAACGGCTGCTTACGGTCACTTTGGCCGCACCGACCTGGATCTGCCCTGGGAGCGGACCGACAAAGCGGCGATCCTCAAACAGAAGGCCGGGCTGTAGACCCCCAAAAAGAAAAAATATCCAGCGAAAACTATATATATCACCCTTACCCCATTGCATTGGAGGGCACGGCCTTGGCTGTGCCTTCCATTCGTTTTTCTGTTCCGGTTTTTCGACAATTGTTGATTTTTCATGACAAAAAATAGGGATCGGGTTGCAGGAAATTGGGTCTTGATGAAAGAATTAATAGGTCAAAAGTATCAGGGGAGGTTCGGACTGTGTCCCATCCATTCGACACCCGGATCCTCGACCATGCAATCTCGTCCACATTGCAGGCAATCCACCAGGGGAAGCACCAAATTTTCGAGATTGCCGAAGCTTCCCGCAAGGAGTACCAGACCCTGGAACGGGACGTTGCCGGTGTGCAGGCACAGGTATATGAGACGGCGAAAGAAGTCGACCGGCTGCAAACCGAATTGCTGAAATCCCGTCACCGGTTGGCGCTGGTCAGCAGAAGCTTTGGCATGTATACGGAAGTTCAGATGAAAGAGGCTTACGAAGAGGCACAACAACTGCAGACTGCGCTGCTGGTCGTCCGGGAAAGGGAAAAGCAGCTGCGCCTCAGACGTGACGATTTGTCCCAACGGCTGGTAAAATTAGGGGAATTGGTAACGAAAGCGGAAAGCCTGGTTACACAACTTAGCGTGGCTCTTAATTACCTGTCGGGAGAGCATCAGGACATTGACGCGATTCTCGAATCGGTTGAGGAAAAGCAATATCTCGGTATCCGGGTGATTCAGGCACAAGAGGAAGAACGCCGCCGGTTGGCGCGGGAGATTCATGACGGTCCGGCTCAGATGATGGCAAACGTGGTCTTGCGATCCGAAATTGTGGAGAAAGTTCTGGACCGGGATGTGGACAGAGTTCGTGTGGAGCTGCGCGAACTGAAGCAGATGGTTCGTGACAGTCTGTCGGAAGTCAGACAAATCATCTTTGACCTGCGACCCATGGAACTGGATGATTTGGGACTTGCCCCCACATTAAGACGCTATCTTGCAAAGTTTCAGGAAAAACATGGGATCCAGACCGATTTCATCCTGCTCGGGAAGGAAAAAAGGCTGCAGGGCCCTTTGGAAGTGGCGGTATTCCGTTCGGTGCAAGAAGCGCTTTCCAATATACGCAAGCATGCGGAAGCTACGCTTGCCACAGTGAGGCTTGAGATGAGAGAAACTGAAATTGTTGTCCATATTGCGGATAACGGAAAAGGGTTTGACACAAAGAAAGCAAGGGGCAAGCTGGTTGAGAAAGGGCATTACGGGTTGTTGGGGATTAAAGAGCGGATTCAACTGCTTGGGGGTCGGGTGCAATTCCGTTCAAAGATCGGAGAGGGAACCAAAGTGATCATTACTCTGCCGATATCTCATCAAGGAGGCAAAGCAAATGAGCCCTCAGAATCCGATTAAGATCGTTTTGGCGGACGATCACACGTTATTTCGCCAAGGATTGAGACGAATTTTTGAGCTGGAAGAAGATTTTCAAATTATAGGCGAAGCTACTGACGGCGAACAAGCCGTGGCTTTGGCCGGTACAATGACTCCGAGCGTAATCCTGATGGACATTAACATGCCGGAAAGAAACGGAGTCGAAGCAACAAGGCAGATCAAAGAGATGTACCCGGCAATTAAAGTTCTTATCTTATCCATTCATGACGACGAAGCCTACATCTTCGAAGCAATTCGTGCAGGAGCCAACGGGTATCTCCTGAAAGATGTCGAATCGGAAGTCCTGGTTGACGCGGTCCGACAGGTGGCCGGCGGAACGGCATTTATCCATCCTCAGGTTACAACGAAGCTGATCAATGAATTTAAACGGCTAAGCTACAAGATGGGTGGCGGCAGGGTGTTCCAGGATGAAATCGCAACTGCCGTGGAACAGGACACCTGGCAGGATTTGCTGACGCAAAGGGAAATGGAAATTCTGCGTTTAATGGCGGAAGGAAAAAGCAATCGGAACATTGGGGAAACCCTGTTTATCTCGGAGAAAACGGTGAAAAATCACGTTTCTTCCATACTGGGAAAACTCGGGGTTGATGACCGAACCCAAGCTGTTATTACAGCTGCCCGACGCGGGTGGGTCCGACTCTGACGAACGCCTACATAGGGGCCGGCATATATTGACACCACAAGGGGAGGTGGCAGGTGTGCTGGCCCTTTTGATATGGGCTTTTGCCGTATACGGCTTGATTGTAGGGGTAACCAAACTGGTCCGTTTTTTCTATAGACGTTCCTCGCCAGAGAACCGCCTGACTTTGGTACTGTTGGTGCAGGACGGGGAGAATTACGTGGAGGGACTCCTTCGCACTATCTGCTACAGGGCGTTTCTGTCCAAAAAAGAGATGCGGATTGTGCTGGTGGATACCGGATCCCGGGATACGACCCGGGAAATCATAAGACGCCTGGAAGAAAATGACGCCAGAATCGAACTGGTGGAAAGCAGTCAGGAATTTGATCCGGAGCTGATACGGGCATTGTGGGCAGAAACAGGAACTGAGAGTCCGTTTCTCCTGATCGACCTGCGGGGATATAAAAATAACAGGAAAATAATCCCTTATTTGGCGGTAATTGTCGAATTATAAAGTAATTTCCCGAAAAATAGTCCTACAGTCCTATGTACTATTTTGTCGACATATGTAAAATTTAAGACAAGGAATGAGTCAATCACAAAGGGCAAACCTGATCGAAAGACAGGGACGCAAAGCCATGGGTCTACAGCGAAAGCTATGATCGCCAGGCTGCTGATTGTTCCGGTGAATTGCTCAATCCCACAAAAGGTTTCCTCATTGACCCTTTTGGAATCCCCCTACCCCCCACAACCAAGAGATCCCTCTCCTGAGGGATCTCTTGGTCTGTTTGCCGTTTTTACACATAGTTTACAAAAGCTGCCGGAATTGGGGCGTGTCTTCGGCAGAACCATTAAGGAGTTTAAGGATTCGACCCGCAATCTGCTGCTTGATGACCCCGAACCGGAAAAGAAAGTGTCCTGATCCTGTTGTTCCGACAATTCCCTGCGCTTCTTGAAACATTCCAAGAAGCGCTTTTTGCACTTGTAAGATAAGCGCTAGTATTTGAATTCTTAAGCTAACCTTTATATTTTCTTAATAATTCGATGGTACGTTAAGACTGAGAGGAAGGGAGGAACCACCTGATGCAGAAAATGACCGATTGGGTACGGGGCGGAGACATCACGACATTTTTCTGGGTGAACCATAGTTTGAGATCCTCGCTGCTGGACAAAATAATGCCATGCATCACCCACTTCGGAGGGGCGGTCTGGAGCATTCTGCTGGCACTGGCTTTGCTGCTCTTCGGCAATTCGTTCCTGATGAAGACGGGCGTTCATATGGCTTTGAGTTTGTTGATCAGTCATCTGGTTGTCAGCGTGTGCAAGAAAGTATATCCGCGGCGAAGGCCTTATCAGGCCCTTGAAGATGTATGCACCGGGCGCAAGTTGCTCTGTGACGCGTCATTTCCTTCCGGACACTCGACGGCCGCTTTTTCCATGGCGACCGTGTTGACAATTGCATTTCCCGCTTTTACGGCTGTGTTCTACGGTGTGGCCGTACTCGTGGCTTTATCCCGGGTATATCTCGGTTTGCATTATCCGACTGACATTGCCATCGGTGCAATGCTTGGTACCGTTACCGCATTGGTGATAGCTTAAGGAGGGACCCATGCCGCATTTCGTATTGTTGTCCGAATCGATTGGAGCGGGTCATGACCGGGCTGCCTCCGCGATTGAAGAATCGTTGCTGACATCCTTCCCGGATGCGCGGGTGACGAGACTGAACCTGCTGGATACGTTTCGCCCGCTCACGGCAAAAGTGACTCGCGCCTTGTATCTGGAAACACTGGCCCGGCGGCCGGGCTGGTGGGGGAAATGGTACGAGTGGCAGCGGGAGAAGGAAATGAACGGGTTCAGCCGCCTGATTGTTCACCGTGTGTTGAAAAAAGACGTAGGTTCCTGGTTGAGACGCCTGGCTCCTGATGCGGTTGTCTGCACGCACCCGCTCCCGGCGTGCCTGATCGCGGAAATGAAACGCAAGGGGCTGCAGGTTCCCTTGTGTACAGTCATTACCGATTTTGATATGCACGGATACTGGACACACCAAGGGGTGGATCTCTACTGCGTTCCTGCGCAACCAATCGCAAACGTTCTGCATAAGCGTCTCCGTTATCCCGCAGAAGTCCGGGTGACAGGGATTCCCGTATCCCGTTCGTTTCTGGAAGCGTTATCCGGTTCGGAAACCGCAGAGGGTATCAGACCGGATTCTGAAAACAGAATTCTGATTATGGGCGGAGGCTTGGGAATCGGCGTAACCCCAATGGTCGAGTCGATTGCCGATTCCTGCGGCGCTTGCAAGATCACTGTGGTTTGCGGCCACAATCAGACCCTGCAGGAAGAATTGGAGAGCCGGTACGGACAGAACGGCAACATTACTATATACGGGTACACTAGACAGATTGCCAGGCTGATGGCCCAACATCATGTGCTTGTTACCAAACCGGGCGGCTTGACCGTATCGGAAGCCCTGACCATGAAACTGCCGATGGTGCTGTATACTTCGATACCCGGACAGGAACAGCGAAACGGGGAGCTGATGACCCGGTTGGGAGTGGCTTATTCCGCGGATACACCGGACGAAGCGGCTGATCTGGCTCTTTATCTTGCGGAGAACAAGACGGTTCGGGAAACAATGATCAGACGCATGGAGACCATCCGTCGTCCGAAAGCTGCCGAGGAAATTGCGGAAGCTGTGATGGAGAAAGCGCTGGAACACCGTGGACGGCACTCCCGCCTGCGGATGATCCGGTAAATATGTCAGATATCAAGGGGGGATTGGTTTGCGGATTGCACTGTTTACAGACACGTTTGCGCCTCAAGTTAACGGAGTCACCATGACGCTGAACCGCTTGGTCAACTACTGGGAAAGAAAAGGAATCGAGTTTCTGGTGTTTGCTCCTGACGATGCGGAACGGGTTGAAGATACG
Proteins encoded in this window:
- a CDS encoding MGDG synthase family glycosyltransferase gives rise to the protein MPHFVLLSESIGAGHDRAASAIEESLLTSFPDARVTRLNLLDTFRPLTAKVTRALYLETLARRPGWWGKWYEWQREKEMNGFSRLIVHRVLKKDVGSWLRRLAPDAVVCTHPLPACLIAEMKRKGLQVPLCTVITDFDMHGYWTHQGVDLYCVPAQPIANVLHKRLRYPAEVRVTGIPVSRSFLEALSGSETAEGIRPDSENRILIMGGGLGIGVTPMVESIADSCGACKITVVCGHNQTLQEELESRYGQNGNITIYGYTRQIARLMAQHHVLVTKPGGLTVSEALTMKLPMVLYTSIPGQEQRNGELMTRLGVAYSADTPDEAADLALYLAENKTVRETMIRRMETIRRPKAAEEIAEAVMEKALEHRGRHSRLRMIR